A single genomic interval of Stieleria maiorica harbors:
- a CDS encoding Minf_1886 family protein, whose amino-acid sequence MSNELTNSPLQAMRKLLKEDSRYKYEAYQFIREALQFAHEHLPELTQATVSGDSLSKGRPKHITGQQLCEACRRYAIDQYGYLGSMVLGSWGIKSTSDFGEIVYNLIRIEQMRKSESDRREDFDDVYTFDGAFEPEFALPKVVDDLEC is encoded by the coding sequence ATGAGCAACGAATTGACGAACTCGCCCCTCCAAGCAATGCGGAAGTTGCTGAAGGAGGACTCGCGGTACAAATACGAAGCCTACCAGTTCATTCGTGAGGCGTTGCAGTTCGCCCACGAACATCTGCCCGAACTGACTCAGGCGACCGTTTCGGGAGACTCCCTCTCCAAAGGCCGTCCCAAGCACATCACCGGTCAGCAACTTTGCGAAGCCTGTCGTCGTTACGCCATCGACCAGTACGGTTACCTGGGCAGCATGGTCCTGGGATCGTGGGGGATCAAATCGACCAGCGACTTCGGCGAGATCGTTTACAATTTGATCCGCATCGAACAGATGCGCAAGAGTGAATCGGATCGTCGTGAAGACTTCGATGACGTGTACACGTTCGATGGCGCCTTCGAGCCCGAGTTCGCGCTGCCCAAAGTGGTCGACGATCTGGAGTGTTAG
- a CDS encoding class I SAM-dependent methyltransferase, with translation MSHLGASWLVRPERDQEENASESFQKLDLKPGMVLCDLGCGNGYWTLPMARKVGEEGAVYAVDIQPEMLQKLRQRADQFGLKNIRPVLGTIDNPKLPENEIDLLLMVDVYHEFSHPQSMLWEIRRSLTPTGVVALLEYRKEDPTVPIKLLHKMSKRQIMKEYQANGFKLVREYNELPWQHLMFFARDDSPLEAIDPEPTDQVLKRIGTAAAQ, from the coding sequence ATGAGCCATCTGGGCGCGTCCTGGTTGGTGCGACCGGAACGGGATCAAGAGGAAAACGCGTCGGAGTCGTTTCAAAAACTGGATCTCAAACCCGGCATGGTGCTCTGTGACCTCGGTTGTGGCAACGGCTATTGGACGTTGCCGATGGCCAGGAAGGTCGGCGAAGAAGGCGCCGTCTATGCCGTCGACATCCAACCGGAGATGTTGCAAAAACTTCGCCAGCGGGCCGATCAGTTTGGTTTGAAAAACATTCGTCCCGTGCTGGGGACGATCGATAATCCCAAGTTGCCGGAAAACGAAATCGACTTGCTGCTGATGGTCGACGTGTACCACGAGTTTTCGCATCCGCAATCGATGCTGTGGGAGATCCGCCGTTCGCTGACCCCGACCGGAGTGGTCGCACTGCTGGAGTACCGCAAGGAAGACCCGACCGTGCCGATCAAGTTGCTGCACAAGATGTCCAAACGCCAGATCATGAAGGAGTATCAGGCGAACGGTTTCAAGTTGGTGCGCGAGTACAACGAACTGCCGTGGCAACACCTGATGTTCTTCGCCCGCGACGACAGTCCCTTGGAAGCGATCGATCCCGAGCCGACCGACCAGGTGCTCAAGCGAATCGGAACTGCAGCGGCGCAGTGA